The genomic stretch TGTTTACGATCACCGGCCCCCATAATTCCTACGGGTAATCCATTAGCGGCATGAATTATTTCCCTTGGTATGTATATTGGAAGATAACCTACCAGTATCCTTCCTTTTTCTGCACTTTTCCAGTTTTTCGCTGCTGCAAATTGCAAATCAAAGGATAATGTTTCTGCCGTTGTTAGAATAGTATCGATAACTTCCATGTTAGCTGCAATTTATGACACCATTTAAATCACCTGTTGTTTTCAAAGATGAAATATTGGTATATTCAAAAGTAAAAGGATGATTTCATGCAAACTATGACCACGGTCAACTTTTTCATGTAAAAAATTAACGAATCATGCAAGAATAAACCCTTTATTGATTTATTACAGAGCATAAATTGATTTTTAATTTTTTCCAATTAAAATTTATGATTGAAGTCAGTTCAGGTAAAATATTAATAAATTAACTCGCAAAATCGGTAATAGGTGTTCCTTATATTTTCTATGAATTTAATCAAAAGTGAAAGTGCTCAACGATAAATTGAATAATAAGTATATGTTTATGAATAGAAATTTATTGATGAAATAGACTTACAGGGTTGCACCCGAAGACGCAGAGTTAAAAGAGAGAGTAATCGAACGGGCAGTAGAACCCGGGAAAAGTTAATAGGACGTAGTAATAATTTGGCTCTTAGTAAAACCAAACTGCATCCCCCCCCCTTCGGCGTCTACGCAATTCCTTCAAACTTATAAACTTTAGCGAAGTAGTCTGTGCAACACCTTTAAAATTAGATTTAGAATAGGGTTAATATCTTGTAAATGTACTTACGTAATTAGATTGTAACATCGCCTCTTCGTCTTAGAATAGTATTTATTGCAATTAATTCTGGCTGACATGGGATCATTAATTTATTATCTTATTTGAATCATTGAGCAGTTTGCAATAAAATAGGAAAGAGAAAAATTCTGTTATCTCGTATACTGAAATGAGTTAGTCTTACGGGTTTTGGATGAAAAAAAGCAATTGAATTATTTTGATAATTTGAATACCTAAAATGTCAAGACTATTTTAGTTATTTATGAATAATTTTTGAAGCAAACCTTAGTGTGAAAAAAGCTTTAAAAAATAAAGCTATTCTTTTTTTCATTTTCCCGGATCAATTCGTGGAGGACGCCCCCCTTTCTGTATTCCGCCAGAAGGAGCCTTCTTATGCGGCTTCCTGCTCTTCACCGCTGCACTCACATCAGGAGAAACACCGATGTTTTCAGGTACTACTGTCACTTCCAGCTTATGCCTGTGCAAACACCATAGTGGGGATGAAATGGCTTGTCATCCTTGTGGATAGCGCTTTTTAAAACGCAATTTCACTGCAGCTGAGGTAAGTTGAGTTGTGCCTTTACACCCTTGATAAGTGTATTTTTTAAATGCAATGGGTAAAAGGGTGCCTGCGATGATGCTTATGAATTTCCCTTGTTTCTGATAATGGGAATTACCGGGGTCGATGCAATTACGATTTCATACTTAAAGCCATTTATCCTGCTCTCAGATCCTTGTTTCTGGCTTTTTCTAAAGTCTAGCCACGCAAATTAGCATGAGTGTTTGATAGTAAGCACCTTAAGTACTATATAATGTAAATATTGCTTGCAACCTTATAAGAGGTAGATTCGTCTTACCTGTAGAGAGAACAAGAGGATTATTTACGTTTCCCGGACTTCTTTAGTAATTATTAATTAGTTCAAAGATTCTTGAATTACACGAGTTAAACTTGGAATTGTATGCAACAAAAATTTAATTGTAACTGTTTTCGAATCTTTAGATCATTAAAAGGTAAATTAAAACTTATACTGTTCATTGCTATTTTATATTTCAATGCATCTTCTAATCTTTTGATGGCTTCCGATTATTATTGGGTAAATGGAACAGGTAAATGGAGCGAATTTACTTTGCATTGGGCCACATCATCGGGCGGTTCTGTTTTTCATACGCAACTGCCCGACACAAATGACAATGTTTTTTTTGATGCAAATTCCTTTGTTGCACTTTCAGATACATTGGACATTGATCTTGATAGTGTTTTTTGCAATGATATGAATTGGTCCGCTGTAACAAATAATCCGGTGATATCCTATAGTAATACTTATTTTGCTTCGTATCCATTTATTACGATAAAGGGCTCTTTATTTTTGAGTCCTCTTATTCAGTGGAATTTATTCGCCGTTTTTGATTTTAATTCAAATCAGTTGGGAAATTCGATAAATCTAGCTGGTCTCGATTTATTGAACGGCAATACTGTCGCAGGATTTCAATTTAAGGGAGCGGGCTCATGGCAACTATTGGAAGATTTAATCGTTTATAATATTTCTTTTTATAGTGGGACGTTTATTTCTAATGGGAAGTCGATTAATTCCAGCATCTATTCCCCACAAACCCAATTTGGTGATACTACTTTTTTGTATTTAGGAAATTCAAGAATATATGGCGACATTAGAAGTCAAAACCCCAATTTATTTTTTGACGCCGATAGCGCATTGTTTAACGTAAGAAGTTTTATTATCAATTCTCCCGCTTCCTTCGATACCGTTATATGCCAAGAGGTTTTTGATTGTAAGGGTACTATTATTAATACGTTGATTTGCCATCAAATGGCAGGGGATAGTAATTTGATACATAAAGCTGAATTTCTCACTGATACATTTTGTATATCTTATCCTAGCTATTGTAATTATATATATGGTAATGGAAATTTCTTTGATAAAGTAATTATTCACTCTAAAGATTTCGATATTAGTGGTAATAATTCATTCGACACACTTATATTTACTAGTATAGGTCAAGAGCTTATTTTGCATGGAGATACGATTATTATTTTTGATGAATTAATTTTAAATAATTCGTGTGGATATATCACAAGTATTATATCAAAAGAGGATACATCAATGATATCGTTCCCAAATTCTTTTTCAGCATTGAATAATTATTATTTTCAAAATGTAAAGAATGGAGCTGGAACAACTATTACACTTAGCAATAGTATTGATGCCGGCGGAAATTACGGTTGGAACTTTAATCCGCCAACAGCTAAAACTTTATTTTGGGTAGGAGGTTCAGGAAATTGGTCCGACCCTAATCATTGGGCAACTACCAGTGGTGGCGTAGGTGGCAACTGTGTCCCTACTAAGTTGGATAGTTTATTTTTTGATGTGAATTCCTTTTTGGTTCAGGGAGACACTGTTGTTTTTGATTTGTCCAATGCATATTGTCGATATTTTAATGCACTGGCTACAGTAAACTACCCAACATTTTTCGAAAAGACAAATATTGCTAAATTGAATGTGGATGGGTCCTTTTTATTGAGTTCAAACGTAAACTGGGACGAAGGGCCAGATGTAAATTTGTATTCTCAATCGATTGGAAACATCATTCAAACTTCTGGTGTTTTAATAGGGTCTCAATTGGCATTATATGGATCAGGAGCATGGGAAATTCAATCAGATTTTAAAGTTAGAAGTTTATTACTATTCGGTGGCATTATAAATACAAATGATTTTTCAATCACAGGAGATATCTCTACAAATCATACTGCGAATGGTGTGACAATTAATTTTGGGACTTCTTCGGTTGTGGGCAATTTCTATTATTTAAATCAAGGAAGTAATGTAGTTGTCGATGCGGATAGTGCCGAATTCAATTTTAATGAGAATTTATTTTCATCAAAAGGCGTAAATTATTTGAGTGTAGTTGCAAGGGTAGTTTATGTTGACTCATGTACTTTTAAAAAAGTAACTTGCAATGTATTTTCCGGATTAAATAGCTTTGTGGATGAAATGGATTCTGTCACTTATATTGGAGGCACAAATTCTACCTGTAAGCGAGTGAAAGTCTCCACGAAAAGTTTAAATGTAGATGGGGTAAGTCTCATCATCGACTCGTTGATATTTACACAGCCTGGAACCGATATTTTTATTAGTGCGAATTCATTTTTAAACGTTACAGAATATACTAACTTGAACGGAACCTGTGGTGACTTTGCAGCTTTAATATGTAATTCAGGAAATGCTATTTTTAATTATTCGGGTGGTTCTATTGTATTAGATTATGTTAAATTAAAAAATATTCAGGCTTTAGGATCAAGTACTTTTACTGCGAATAATTGTCTTGATTTAGGTTCAAATACTAATTGGATAATAAACACAATTTCACCCCGCTCTTTGTATTGGGTAGGTGGAAGTGGAAGTTGGATGGACCTCAATCATTGGTCTTTCTCGAGCGGAGGGCCGGGTGGAGCTTGCGTCCCCAATTACATGGATGATTTGTTTTTTGATGCAAATTCATTTTCATCCATAGGAGATACGGTATTTTCCGGAAGCGAGGAAGTTCAATTTCATACATTGGATGCTCGAGGAGTCTTAAATTTTCCTTCACTATTTATAGAAAGCAATTTTGTTAGAGTTTTTGGTTCTTTCTTTTTAGGAACCAATATGAATTTTAATTTGGGTGGTTCTCTTGTTTTTGTTTCCAATAGTATGGGGAACATTATCCAAACGAATGGTACACCCTGACCGGCGTATTTCCTACGGCTAACGTTTATTTTTCAGGGCAAGGAAGTTGGGAATTAGGAAGTGATTTTGTTACGGATTATATATATCATGAAAAGGGAACGTTTAAAACAAATAATTACGCAGTAACTGCACATGAGTATAAACCAAGTTGGAATGTCAATCAAAATGATAGTTTATTTTTAGGAACATCAATTTTGCATATTGACATAATTGATTTTAATAATCAGGATATGTATGTAGATGTTGATAGTTGTACCTTTATTTCAAAAGATTTTAGAAATTCTGTCAGCACTTTAAATTTTAATGAAGTATTTTCAGATTATATCTATTCGAGCAACGGCAATTATAAGTTTGTAGAATGCGAAAGCCTAAATGGTGGGTTAAATTATATTGATAATGTCAATTTTATAAATAATGCATCAGTTTGGGGAGATTTTCACTTTGAAAAGGTCATACTTACAACCGATCTCATTATTAGTGGAAACTTTAATGCCGATACATTAATTTTTAATAACCCAGGACAAACGATTCATTTTTATTTTAAAGCAGAAATTAATGTTAACAATTATTTACAAATTCAATCCAACCCCAATACTCCTACCACACTTCGTGGTGTTAATGGAGAAATTGGAAAGATTTTTCTTCTTTCTGACACTTTATGCACCGATCATATTGTTTTGCAAAATATACAAGCCATTGGCCCGGGAGTTTTTTATGCCGGTTCAAGCTCTTTAGATCTTGGTAATAATACTGGATGGAATTTTAGCAGTTGTGCCATTGATTCCAGTACTGTATGGCCTGGTGATGCGAACTCCGATTTGATTGTTGATAATCTGGATTATTTATCAATTGGTATTGCCAATGGATTTAGTGGAGGTGTAAGACCAAATGCTTCGCAGCTTTGGACACCACAGCCTTGCTTAGACTGGAATTATCAATTTGTAAGTGGAAAAAATTATAATCATTCAGATGGTGATGGAAATGGAGCGGTAAATAGCAATGATACATTGTCCATTATTGCGAACTATGGATTAACGCATCCACTTCGTATGCCGGGTGTCGATCAAACTAACCAGATAGGTCTACCTTTAACTTTTGAAATGCCAACGTCCAACTTAGTGCCTGGAACTGTTGTGAGTATTCCGATTAAATTAGGAACATCATTGTTTCCGGTAAATAATATTTATGGTATTGCATTTACAATTAACTATGATCCGTCGTTAGTACAGGCAGGAACAATGCAATTAGATATATCGAACTCGCGGCTTGGTGATATCAATAATTGTATTCATCTTGGTAAGGATGATTTTGTAAATGGCCTGTATGATGTGGGATTTGTACGGATGGATCATCAGAATATTTCTGGAAATGGAATGATTGCAACCTTGTCTTTTACGGTGGCCTCCGGTGCATCAGGATTATTTAATTTATCTTTTAGTAAAGTCCTGGCCATTGATAAATATGAATATTCCATACCGATACAATCTTTTTCTTCATCCATTTATACTTCACTTTTTGGAAATGCGATGCTTGAAGAATTGGTATCCGTCTTTCCTAATCCGGCAGCTTCGTACGTCACGGTGACGAGCCCAACTGTAAGCATGACTGCAATTACTTGTTTAGATCGCATAGGAAAAGTGTTGTTTTCTATCAGCGTAAATAGTAATATACAAGAGATAATTACCCACACGTTGTCGGCCGGAATATATTTCCTTAAAATTGAGACGGCAAAGGGCCTGCTCTATAAGAAAATTATTATTGAGGAATGATTGTTCCTGAACAGCTAAACGTTATTTGATCTATCTAATTGAACAGCCATGAGTCATAATGTTCCGGAGTGAACGGGAATGCCATCGACGACTCACTGCATATTTTATTTACTAAATCAATCCTTCATTGGATGTTAGAGTTTGAAATAACAAAAAGTGCCAAAACACATTCAAAAATTATACTGCTAAATAAAAGCAACCCTATTTACCCTTTCCCTGTCCCTGATCCGTTCTGCCTCGGATTACCCTTGTGAGGACTTTTTCTCTGCGGCCTTCTGCTCTTCACCGGAGCACTCACATCAGCCGAAACTCCGATGTTTTCAGGCACAGCGGTCACTTCCAGCTTATGTCCGATTAGTTTCTCTATCCGCTGAAAGCGCTGACGATCGTGGGTATTGACAAAGGTGATAGCGACACCGGAATTCTCGGCACGTGCTGTCCGGCCCACACGGTGAATATAATCTTCCGGATCAGGAGGAACATCGAAATTGAGTACCAGACTGATTCCTTCTACATCAATGCCCCGCGACAAAACATCCGTGCCCACCAGCACCTTCGTCTTCTTACTTTTGAAATCACGCATCAGTTGTTCGCGTTGCAATTGTTCCAGGTCAGAGTGAAAAGCGGATGTTTGTAAGCCCGCTTTTTGTAAAGCAATATTCAATCGTTTTACATTTTCTTTCGTGGAAGCAAAGATGATCGCAGATTGATATTCCGGGTTTTTGAGAATATCAATGGTCATCGGTAACTTCTGATCGTTGTTGATATAGTAAAATTCCTGTCGTATTTTATCTGCCGGACGTGAAACAGCGATACTCACTTCTTTCGGTTGGTTCAGAATTTTATTGGCCATCGTACGAATGCGGGGCGGCATGGTAGCGGAAAACAACATCGTCTGACGTTTTGCAGGAAGCATTTTAATAATGCGAATGATATCTTCATAAAAACCCATGTCGAGCATACGGTCCGCTTCATCCAGCACCAGATGTTGCAAGTGACTAAAATCAACATCTTCAGATCCCATCATGGAAAGTAATCGTCCGGGAGTGGCGATAATCATATCTGCCCCTTCGCGCAATGCTTTTTTCTGTTGTTCCCAAATCATCCCATCTCCACCACCATAAATAGGAATAGAGCTCACCGGTAAAAAGTAGCTAAAGCCTTCAATCTGCTGATCGATTTGCTGGGCCAGTTCCCGCGTAGGAGCGATGATGAGCGTATTCAGGTGACTATGGTCGGAGCGGGCGATGCGGTCGAGGACGGGCAATACATAAGCAGCGGTTTTGCCGGTTCCGGTTTGTGCACAGGCAACAAGATCATGGCCCTGGAGAATGATGGGAATAGCCATCTCCTGAATTGGAGTTGGGTCGTTGAAGCCCATGGCATCGAGGCCTTCCTGGAGTGCGGGGACGAAGGAGAAATCAGAGAATTTCATGTGGAATGTATTCGGGACAAAAGCCGTTATACGGTGTGAAAGTACGAAATTTTATAGGAATTGAAGGCGAATACTGAACAAGCCGGCGATTGCATCGTTTCACCCGCTCCCGTGATGCCGATTTCAATTCAAATTTCCGAAACAAGTTAAGCATCGCATATAGCGGTATCAGAAAATTCACACCAGGCATCTCTTATGAATTATTTCATGGATTAAGTGATGGAGATTTTCTGGAATGGCAGGACTGGAGGTTTGTTATCGACGGAGAGTATAAAATCAATAAGCGGAATTTTATCGGTATAGGTTATTTAATTCAACAGGAACTACGACCAGGTATTGACCAACGGGATAGAGTAGTGTTGCTGAGTTATAAATATGTTTTGGAATAATTTTAGTTGTTTCATTGAATCGGGAATTTATTCTTTCTACAATGGTCGATTTAATCCCTTACCTTCGTTTGGTAATTTATCATGTATGTATAGCCACGAGTTTCAGGAAATAGTTGCCTTTCGTCGTTCCAACCGAAAGTTTGACCCCAATGTTGAAATTCCGGACGATGTCATCAGAAGAAGTTTATAACGTGCCGTCTTATCGCCAAATAGCAGCAATATGCAGCTCTGGGAGTTTTATTGGCTTCGTTCGGAGGATATGCGGAAGAGTTTTGTGCCCTTATGCATGGACCAACAGGCCGCAAAAACAGCAAAGCAAATGGTGGTCTTTGTGACGCGCCGTGATAAATGGAAGGAGCGGGCCGCGTGGAATTTGAACAGAATTAAGTCAACAATCAAAGGAGAGCCCACATCCATTCAGAAAAAGGCATTGAAGTATTATGGTGTGATTATGCCCTTGCTCTACCGACAAGATCCGCTTGGAATTCTGAATGGTGTGAAAAGAATCATCAGTTTTTTCATTGGACTCACACGTCCTTTTTTTCGTAGTGGGGGTAGTGCACAACAGCGCATCATGGTGCATAAATCCTGTGCCCTCGCCGCTCAAACATTTATGTTGAGTATTGCCGCCGAAGGTTTTCACTCTTGTCCGATGGAGGGTTTCGACGAAATCCGTGTAAAGCGAGCCTTAGGATTATCCCGGGGAGCGGAGATCAACATGATCATTTCTGTGGGGAAAGGCACCGAGGCCGGCATTTGGGGACCGCGATTCCGGGTGCCGAATGAAGAGGTGATATTTGAGAGATGATTTAGTCAGGAAATTTTAAATGAGTAGAATGAATTATCAAATTAATTGATGCATCTGTTTACGATGTTCAGTCAAATTTTCTTGTTGAATAACTTCTTGCCGCGTTTAGAGATGTCGTTTACAGTGAAGTGGTATAGCCTGTCGAAATTGAATGAAATTCACTACTATTGCGGAGAAATTCAATTAAAATGAGCGTAATAGACGTACTAAAAGAGAGAAGCGGTAATTCCT from Bacteroidota bacterium encodes the following:
- a CDS encoding T9SS type A sorting domain-containing protein, producing MHIDIIDFNNQDMYVDVDSCTFISKDFRNSVSTLNFNEVFSDYIYSSNGNYKFVECESLNGGLNYIDNVNFINNASVWGDFHFEKVILTTDLIISGNFNADTLIFNNPGQTIHFYFKAEINVNNYLQIQSNPNTPTTLRGVNGEIGKIFLLSDTLCTDHIVLQNIQAIGPGVFYAGSSSLDLGNNTGWNFSSCAIDSSTVWPGDANSDLIVDNLDYLSIGIANGFSGGVRPNASQLWTPQPCLDWNYQFVSGKNYNHSDGDGNGAVNSNDTLSIIANYGLTHPLRMPGVDQTNQIGLPLTFEMPTSNLVPGTVVSIPIKLGTSLFPVNNIYGIAFTINYDPSLVQAGTMQLDISNSRLGDINNCIHLGKDDFVNGLYDVGFVRMDHQNISGNGMIATLSFTVASGASGLFNLSFSKVLAIDKYEYSIPIQSFSSSIYTSLFGNAMLEELVSVFPNPAASYVTVTSPTVSMTAITCLDRIGKVLFSISVNSNIQEIITHTLSAGIYFLKIETAKGLLYKKIIIEE
- a CDS encoding DEAD/DEAH box helicase, which encodes MKFSDFSFVPALQEGLDAMGFNDPTPIQEMAIPIILQGHDLVACAQTGTGKTAAYVLPVLDRIARSDHSHLNTLIIAPTRELAQQIDQQIEGFSYFLPVSSIPIYGGGDGMIWEQQKKALREGADMIIATPGRLLSMMGSEDVDFSHLQHLVLDEADRMLDMGFYEDIIRIIKMLPAKRQTMLFSATMPPRIRTMANKILNQPKEVSIAVSRPADKIRQEFYYINNDQKLPMTIDILKNPEYQSAIIFASTKENVKRLNIALQKAGLQTSAFHSDLEQLQREQLMRDFKSKKTKVLVGTDVLSRGIDVEGISLVLNFDVPPDPEDYIHRVGRTARAENSGVAITFVNTHDRQRFQRIEKLIGHKLEVTAVPENIGVSADVSAPVKSRRPQRKSPHKGNPRQNGSGTGKG
- a CDS encoding nitroreductase family protein, whose amino-acid sequence is MQLWEFYWLRSEDMRKSFVPLCMDQQAAKTAKQMVVFVTRRDKWKERAAWNLNRIKSTIKGEPTSIQKKALKYYGVIMPLLYRQDPLGILNGVKRIISFFIGLTRPFFRSGGSAQQRIMVHKSCALAAQTFMLSIAAEGFHSCPMEGFDEIRVKRALGLSRGAEINMIISVGKGTEAGIWGPRFRVPNEEVIFER